One genomic segment of Sminthopsis crassicaudata isolate SCR6 chromosome 2, ASM4859323v1, whole genome shotgun sequence includes these proteins:
- the DCLRE1A gene encoding DNA cross-link repair 1A protein, with the protein MSEESLLEEDIWEYKSIRKPKLGNSDVSNSVQKAIDGNCKLKRCESKIKRTVKVKEKPKSDELHLGERGSQTLVSESNLRSASDIQQSLDKVTTKAKVGKTNKKLTPTKQQPVYSGYCPSCQMPFSSLLGQTPRWHVSECLDAPQSSQTECPDGLLCTSTIPSHYTRYAHFLLAQSRAGNDYFSSPTSMSSSKLLCSNDTKSGFLCSLKERGTQCQKQTENEKNVSNDPLLITLSPRKLQSPNETNKKISFSTNISKSQQTMQFTEFVDNDKLESSGLPLPDEELDRQNSSEHLNLPLPEADLSDCEISYSPLQSDEETYDIEEQLENSQKELFIAENSENCSIEDEDDSCILFRRLCQTLQKDYKPDCRKMKSYINQNEYDEELNIAHSLNDLSKPVSPNERIKVSETACANHFKCFSASLIGELNSSKYQVSKEASDEPKLLSSQSSRGNMSSEESDVCSWASQQLLNSEMSKSFESKEENTSPESTQSEMIKESNSSFHDKRNNHINFCREALDNNLGSKASVLDMEAFHNKTTAHMSTEILLPCTPNSNTRSSTKVLKQMDIGVFFGLPPKAKEEKTPEKNSLKRTKKASPNEKQSGQRKRKREGSLDDLELDIHNLNRSETSVKSSCEGSQRRKRFRKSAILEENTQLRETDELMNKREQLTNKIARGGSQRWRKRFQDKGYSEGGLKKKKCPFYKKIPGTTFTVDAFQYGAIEGCTAYFLTHFHSDHYAGLSKKFTFPVYCSKITSNLVKSKLCVQEQYLHPLPMNTVCTVNGIKVVLLDANHCPGAVMILFYLPNGTVTLHTGDFRADPSMERYSLLANQKIHTLYLDTTYCSPEYTFPSQQEVIQFAINIAFETVTLSPRTLVVCGTYSIGKEKIFLAIADVLGSKVSMSQEKYKTLQCLELQEVNSLITTDWSSALVHLLPMMQINFKGLQNHLNKYGGKYENILAFRPTGWTHSEKFGSLADIVPQTKGNISIYGIPYSEHSSYLEMKRFVQWLKPQKIISTVNVGSWKFRNTMEQYFNEWKHEAGY; encoded by the exons ATGTCAGAAGAAAGCTTATTGGAAGAAGATATCTGGGAATATAAATCCATAAGAAAACCAAAATTGGGGAATTCAGATGTTTCTAATTCTGTTCAAAAAGCAATAGATGGTAACTGCAAATTAAAAAGATGTGAAAGTAAAATCAAAAGGACTGTGAAAGTTAAGGAAAAACCTAAGAGTGATGAATTGCATTTAGGAGAAAGAGGCTCTCAGACACTTGTGTCTGAATCTAATCTCAGGAGTGCCAGTGACATTCAGCAGTCCCTGGATAAAGTGACTACAAAAGCAAAAGttggaaagacaaataaaaaattaacccCAACAAAACAGCAGCCAGTTTACAGTGGATACTGTCCTAGCTGCCAAATGCCTTTTTCCTCACTGCTGGGCCAGACGCCTCGGTGGCATGTTTCTGAATGTTTGGATGCTCCACAATCCTCACAAACAG agtgTCCTGATGGTCTTCTCTGTACTTCTACAATTCCTTCTCATTACACACGCTACGCTCATTTTCTGCTTGCTCAAAGTAGAGCAGGGAATGATTATTTTAGCTCTCCAACTTCTATGTCAAGCAGCAAGCTTCTTTGTTCCAATGATACTAAATCAGGCTTTCTCTGTAGCCTTAAGGAAAGAGGGACTCAGTGTCAGAAACaaacagagaatgagaaaaatgtttcaaatgaTCCCTTGTTGATAACATTGAGTCCAAGAAAACTTCAATCTCCAAATGAAACTaataaaaagatttcattttccaCAAACATCTCAAAATCCCAACAGACTATGCAGTTCACAGAATTTGTTGATAATGACAAACTTGAGAGCTCTGGTTTGCCTCTTCCTGATGAAGAATTAGACAGACAGAACAGCTCAGAACATTTGAACCTTCCATTGCCAGAAGCTGATCTCAGCGACTGTGAAATATCCTATTCTCCTCTCCAAAGTGATGAAGAAACTTATGATATAGAGGAGCAGCTAGAGAATTCACAAAAGGAACTATTTATTGCTGAAAACTCTGAAAATTGCAGCATTGAAGATGAGGATGACAGCTGTATCCTGTTTAGAAGACTCTGTCAAACCTTACAGAAGGACTATAAGCCTGACTGCAGGAAAATGAAAAGTTACATAAACCAGAATGAATATGATGAAGAATTGAATATAGCCCActctttaaatgatttgtctaaacCTGTTTCCCCAAATGAGAGGATCAAGGTTTCTGAGACAGCATGTGCTAATCATTTCAAATGCTTTTCAGCTTCTTTAATTGGGGAGCTGAATTCTTCTAAATATCAAGTCAGTAAAGAGGCCTCTGATGAGCCAAAACTGTTGTCATCCCAATCAAGTAGAGGGAATATGTCTTCTGAAGAATCAGATGTTTGCAGTTGGGCTTCTCAACAATTACTTAACAGTGAAATGTCAAAGTCCTTCGAAAGCAAGGAAGAAAACACTTCTCCTGAGTCAACTCAAAGTGAAATGATAAAAGAATCAAATTCATCCTTTCATGATAAAAGGAATAATCACATAAATTTCTGCAGGGAAGCATTGGATAATAACCTAGGTAGTAAGGCTTCAGTTTTAGATATGGAAGCTTTTCATAATAAAACAACTGCACATATGTCTACAGAGATATTACTGCCATGTACTCCCAACTCAAACACAAGATCATCTACTAAAGTATTAAAGCAAATGGATATAGGTGTGTTTTTTGGACTACCACCAAAAGCGAAGGAAGAGAAAACACCAgagaaaaattctttgaaaagaacaaaaaaggcaaGTCCTAATGAAAAACAGtcaggacagagaaagagaaaaagggaaggctCTCTGGATGATTTGGAACTTGACATACACAACTTAAATAGATCTGAAACCTCTGTGAAATCATCTTGTGAAGGgtcacaaagaagaaaaagatttagaaagtCAGCCATACTAGAAGAAAATACACAATTAAGAGAAACTGATGAGCTTATGAATAAGCGTGAACAATTGACAAATAAAATAGCTAGAGGTGGATCACAGAGGTGGAGAAAAAGGTTTCAAGATAAAGGTTATTCTGAAGGAggattgaagaaaaagaaatgtcccTTCTACAAGAAAATACCAG gaacTACATTTACTGTTGATGCCTTTCAATATGGAGCAATAGAGGGCTGTACAGCCTATTTCCTCACACATTTTCATTCAGACCATTATGCTGGcttgtcaaaaaaatttacatttccaGTTTATTGTAGTAAG ataacaagCAATTTGGTAAAGAGCAAGCTTTGTGTGCAAGAACAATACCTTCATCCTCTGCCAATGAACACTGTGTGTACAGTAAATGGTATCAAAGTTGTCTTGCTTGATGCTAATCA TTGTCCAGGTGCTGTTATGATccttttttatcttccaaatGGAACTGTTACGTTGCACACTGGAGACTTCAGAGCAGATCCTTCCATGGAACGCTATTCTCTTCTTGCCAACCAGAAAATCCATACACTTTACTTAGATACAAC ATATTGCAGCCCAGAATATACTTTTCCTTCACAGCAAGAAGTTATTCAGTTTGCTATCAACATTGCCTTTGAAACAGTAACCCTATCCCCACGTACTCTTGTTGTCTGTGGTACTTATTctattggaaaagagaaaatattcctAG CAATTGCCGATGTTTTAGGTTCCAAAGTAAGCATGTCCCAGGAAAAGTACAAAACACTACAGTGCTTAGAGCTTCAAGAAGTTAATTCTCTCATTACTACAGACTGGAGTAGTGCATTAGTACACCTTCTTCCCATGATGCAAATTAATTTTAAG